CGGGGTTTGCGGCGAAGCGTGACTGGATATGCCGCCGGGATATGAAAACCGGGTGAACAGTTTGCGCAGGCCGTCTTCATCTTGTGTAATATCAGGATAAACTTCTGTGTATGTTCCTTCCAGGTAGGTGCCGGCAACAACAGCCGGCCCGCCATGCCCCGGACCAGAAACATAGATCATATTCAGATCATATTTATTGATGATACGGTTTAGGTGTGTATAAATAAAGTTTTGCCCCGGCGTAGTGCCCCAATGCCCCAGCAGCATATTTTTTACATGCCCCAGCTTAAGCGGTTCTTTTAACAATGGGTTGTGGTGCAGGTACAATTGCCCTACCGATATGTAATTTGCAGCGCGCCAGTAGGCATGTATTTTTCTTAATAGTTCGGGCGATAATTCAGCCTGTTCTATATCTAAAATTTCGGTTTCCATGGTGAGTTTTGTTTTAAAATAATGGTTTGTGTATGTTGTGCAATCATTGCTTCTTCATTGGTTTTTAGTACCATAACCTTTACCTTGCCTGTTGGTGACGATATGTTTTCGTTGTGATGGTTGTTCAATTTTTCGTCGATGCGGATGCCTAAAAAATCCAGGTCGCGGCAAATCCGTTCCCTGATAGCGGCCGAATGCTCGCCTATGCCGCCGGTAAAAACCAGCAGGTCTAACCCGCCCATCGCCGCTGCCAGCGAACCGATAAACTTGCGTGCCTGGTAACAAAATGTGGTAATGGCCGCGCGGGCTTTGGCGTCATGGGCAGCCAGGCCCAGCAATTCCTGCACATCGTTTTTGCCGGCAATGGCCTTTAACCCAGATTGTTTACTAAGTAAAGTATCCAGCTGTGTAGTAGTGAGCCGCCCTTGTTTCAGCAGGAACAGCACAACGCCGGGGTCAAGATCACCGGAACGGGTACCCATTACCAGGCCGCCAATAGGGCTAAGGCCCATGGTAGTTTCTACGCTAATACCATTTTTTACAGCGGCCATGCTGGCGCCATTGCCCAAATGAGCTATAATGATATTTTGTTTATTCACATTAATACCATCGGCGGCCAGTTTTTGCATAATGTATTGGTACGAAAGGCCATGAAAGCCATAATGCAGCAGGCCTTGTTCCCGGTATTTATCGGGCAGGGGGTAATATTTAGCTTCATCCGGCATATCAGCGTGGAAGGCCGTATCAAAGCAGGCTACCTGTGGCAACTGCGCAAAAGCTTGTTGGAATGCTTTGATAGCTTTTATTTCATCGGGCAGGTGGTTAGGCGCCAGGTAAATATATTGGTGCAGGGTTTTCAGTAAATCGTCTGTTATGAGTTGCGGTGCCCGGTGGTTTGGCCCGCCCTGCACCAATCGGTGCCCTATGGCCAGCAGCCTATTGTTGTATGGGCTTTTTTTAACCCAACGGATTACGGCTTTTACTGCTGTATCCAGGTTTTTAAATCCGGCGGGGTGGTCGGGCAGCGCTTGTTCCTGCTTGTTTATCACAAGTTTGCTTGATGCACTGCCAATAGCGTTTACACTGCCCAATAACTCCTGCTGCAGCGAACCCGTATGGTACAAACTAAATTTAAGGCTTGATGAACCGCAATTAATGGTTAACAGAAAAGTATTTAAGGAGACCGCCATACCTGTTTTAATCGTGTAGTTTAAAAATGGACTACAATGCGAAGCTATAGCTTACTACCGGCTCGGGGAATGACGTTCATGACCATAAATAGTGATGTATATCATATCCTTAGGCACAACCCGATGGGTATTAAAATGTTTTGAATTTTCCCGGTGTATTTGTGATAGAATTTTGTGGTAAATATTAAGGAGGTAGAAGTAGGGCAAACGCATCTTAATACTTAACGGCAATAAGCTGTCATTTAATAATCGCTAACGGTATAAGCTTATGGGGTCGGAGAGATATAAGCATCAAACGATACCTTGTTTTTATTGGCTGATCGTGGTTAAGTGATCCAGGTACCAAAGGGACTTGTATTGACCAACAACAGGCACAAATATTGGATGCTTCTAAATTGCACGATCAGTTTAGTGTTAACCATGTTAAAATATAAAATATTTATTATCAAATACTTATAAAAAATATATCTGAAATGTGTTAAGTTATGTTAACCCAAGTAAACGCATTTGCGCTGGCGGTAGAAGTTGTTTTTCCTTACCATAAATAGCAAAACGCAGCCTGGAGTGCAGGCAGTGTTTTGTTTAGTTAGCTGGTTTCCAAATCAATTACGCCCGGAAAACCAGTAAAGGGACCGAAAGGTGGGCAGCCATTTTTTTCGTATGGCTTAAGCTTAAAATATCATCAATAAAACTATAGGGGCCATGGTTCATAGCCAGGATATCTACCTGCCCATGCTCACATAGCCAGGTAAGGCCTTTTTCGGCATTGGTATCCTCCAGCGCACGGTAATAAATGTGGGGATAATCGGCTTTGTTAGATAGTTCGGTGAGCAACTGATCTATCAGCAACTGAAGTGCCGCAGAATGGTGCTTATCGGTATAAACATGGGTTAACAGAATTTCGGCATTAAGCTGCCTGGCCAATGTTATAAGTTTATATATAGATTTCATGTCTTTCCCGATTTTGTTAAAATCAGTAGCGAAAGCGATCTTTTTCACCATCCTTACACCCGCCTCGGGCGGAACGACCAAGAGTGGCTTCTTAGCTGCATCAATGAGGGCGCTGCAATGGTTTGCTAATAAAAAGCCGCCCCACCCGCTATTACCATGCCTGCCGATAACAACAAGGCCAACATCGGCGGTTGCGCAGTTTGCGTTCACTACATCAGTAACCCGGCCTGCTTCATTTACATAACCAACCTCGGGCCTGAAGGTGTCTGTTTGGTCAGTAAGTTCAAGATGGGCTTTTAAACGCTGTAATTCAACGGTACTATCATCTATCAGCAATTCATTTTCTTCTATCGGCCAGCCTGTAAATCCCGCTTGCGGCATTTCTGCCGGTACAATTACTGCATTGCACAGCAATACATTTGCCCTCATTTGTTTAGCCAGGTAATAGCCATATTCGGCTGCATGCCGGGCGCTGTCTGAAAAATCGGTAGGAATTAATAATGTTTTCATTTTTTGCCGTTTAACCGGGAGTAAAATTGGCTAAAGTACCCGGGCAAAAGTATGACGATGGTCACTGCACAAAATGATATGTGCTACAAAATGAAAAGGACAAATGGTTGGAACATAGGCCGCCCAATAACTATCAAAAATATTGATGGATCGGGGTTATAAAACCTCCATTAAATGAAAACCAAAGGGCTCGATAATCAGGTATCCCCCACTACCGGCGATGTCGTATTCAATGCCGGTCCAATGGTCAGTTAGCTGTGTTGTAGTACCCTCATTTAACCCGAAAGCCGCCCATGCAAGATAGCATACCTCGTTACTGAAATTAAATACACCGTAAAAGGTTTTGTTTTCATAAGTCCTGGCGTAGCCTGCCACATGAATGTTATATGGCTTAAACCAAGCCAGGTTATTATGATCGGCCACGGCCGGTAATTTTTTGCGGATGGAGATTAACTTTTGAGTGCCCGAAAAAATAATATTTTCAACTGTTCCGGGGGTGTTTATAAGCTCGTTTTTATGCCAGTCAATTACCGGGCGGTGCATCCACCGGTTATCATAACTTTTAGTCTCATCGGTTAAATAGGAGTAGTCGTTTGTATAGCCGGCTTCATCACCATAAAAAATCATGGGTATGCCGCCAAGAAAAAAGCTGTGCGCCTGCATCAGTAAAATTTTTTGAATGGCCGTGTTTATTGCTCCTGTATCGTTACGTTGTATTGCCTTTTCAAGGCCGCATAATGAAGCCAGCGAACCGCTGATGCGGGCATCGCCGGTTTGGGGGTTGGCCGAAAATAAAGCGCCTGCGGATGGGCTCGATACAAAATTGCCTGTATAATAATCCTGCAAAAACCGGCGATGGCGGTACGGGTCATAACCAGCCCTCCTGATCATTTCATCATCGTAACCTAAACCAATATCGTCATGGCACCTGGTATAAGTAATCCAAGAGGCGCCGTATGGTTTTTGTTGCAATTGATTTTGCGCTGCAAGCATTACACGGGTATCGCCGGTGGCCAGCATATCCCACTGTAGTGCCATTTGGGTGGCGTTATAAGCAAAATCACATTCTTTGGCGGCAAACCGGCCACTGCCAAAGTACTTCATAATCTCGGCGGGGGCCACAATGGCTTCACCAAGCAGCGCCATCCCGGGCGAGGCTACCAATACGCATTGCTTAATAAGGCGCAACAAGGCATGTGCCTGCGGCAGGTTTTGGCAATTGGTGCCCAATTGCTTCCAGATAAACGCGGGTGCGTCAATCCGCAGAATATCTACACCCAGGTTGGCATAAAAAAGTACGATATCCAGCATCTCCAGGAACACAGCCGGATTGGCATAATTTAAATCCCATTGGTAGTGATGAAAAACCGTCATTACCCATTTATTACACTCCGGCACGTAAGTAAAATTCCCGGGTGAGCTTTCCGGAAAAATTTCGGGCATGCTTTGGTCGTATTGATCTGGAATTGCCCTGTCATCATACATGTAAAAATAGTCCTGGTATTTAGGGTCGCCATTTTTTGCCTTTAACGCCCATTCATGCTGGTTGGATGTATGGTTAAGCACAATATCCGTCATGAGGTACATTTGTTTGGTGTCCATCTTCCGTCGCAGCCGTTTTAAATCGGCCAATGATCCAAACCGTTCATCTATCTTCCTGAAATCGGATACCGCGTACCCGCCATCGCTTGCAGCCGGCGGGCTTTCAAACAGGGGCATCAGGTGCAAAAAGTTTACCCCCAGTTTTTCAAAATAGGCCAGTTTATTGCCCAGGTTGCCTAATGTGCCGCAAAACCTGTCGACATATAAACTCATGCCGGTAATTTGGTTGCTTAAAAACCAGTTGCCCTCTGCAGCTTTTGCTTCATCTTTATTTTTAAACGCCGCCGGCCTTTTTGAATAGGCTTTGATGATATTTAAGAACAGTTGTTCAAACACAGGTGCAGCGGCCGGGTGGCTGCCGTAGATCTCCTTATAAAGGTCCTGGATGGTATCGGCGCTGGTCATCAGCCGTATGTAAAATGCATTGTCGGTGCCGGCTATATCAAGTTTGTATTGGTTTAAAATACTGTTAACCTGCTGATGTAATTGATGGTTGTACACGATTATAATTTTTATCCAAAAATGGGTTGATAAAAGAAGTTGTCCATATCGTTAATGCACTGCTCCGGCTGGTACTATCACATCATCTGTAATGGTATCTTTTTTAATGCGTATGGTTGCTGCGGCTGCAATTAATAATAGCACCCCTGCAAAAGTGATGGCATTTAAGGGGTTATCGCCCAGGAAATTTTTATAAATAAAGCCAAAACTGATGGTTTGTAATATCATAGGTATAACAATCATCATGTTGATGATGCCCATGTAAACGCCATAACGCTCTTTGGGGATGCTGCCTATTACCATAATGTAAGGTACGCCCATCATGCTGGCCCAGGCTATGCCAAAACCCACCATTGGTGCAAAAAGCAAATTTCTGTCGGTAAGGTGCGGGAATATCAGCAAGGCGGCACCGGCCATCAGCAGACAACCAATATGCACGTACTTGGCGCTGAACTTGTGTGCAAGCCAAACCAAACCAAACGCCGAACAAAAGGTAACTATATTATAAAATCCGTTTACCTTGCCCGCCCATACTACGGCCTGCTCATACAACTCTTTGTTACCATCGGGCGTGGTATGAAATACCGATTTAGCTATACTTAACGATACAAACTGCCAGTAGCAAAACATGGCATACCATTGAAACAGGTACACCAATGCCAGTTTCCACATAGTGCCAGGCATATCTTTAATAGCTGCAAAAATTTCTTTTACCGGTTCGAAAAGGCCTCTCTTCCTGCTCCTTAGTTCGGCCAATTCTGCTTCGGTAGGCGGGATCTCGGGCGTAGTGGTTACCGACCAGATGACCGAAACGATAGAGCAGATGGCACCCACAAAAAACGACCCGAAAACCCAGTAGGGGATACCTGACTGCCCATCGCTGGTTTTTGTACTGCCCGATATGATATTTTTAAAAAAGCCAAGGGATAAGTTGGCCAGGGTAATACCCAGGCCGGTAAAAAAACTTTGTGTTAAAAAGCCAAAGGCCCGTTGCTTTTCGGGCAGTTTATCGGCAATAAAAGCCCGGTAAGGTTCCATGGCGGTATTATTGGCTGCGTCTAATATCCATAGTAAACCAACCGCCATCCATAGCGCCCGGCTAAAGGGGAATGCAAACAGGCAAAGGCTGCAAAAAATGGCGCCTACTAAAAAGAAAGGCTTACGCCGGCCCCAGCGCGGGTGCCATGTCCTGTCGCTCAGTGCACCAATAAGTGGCTGGATGAGCAAACCTGTCATTGGCCCTGCTAAATTGAGCAGTGGCAGGTCTTCGGGCCGGGCGTGCAAAAAAGTATACAACGGGTTTATAGCCGTTTGCTGAAGCCCGAAACTATACTGGATACCAAAAAAACCGACATTCATGTTAATGATTTGCCAGAAACTTAAACGGGGTTTTAAAACGGACATGGATGGTTGTTAAATTGTGATGAGTTAAGAACGTATAGTATATTTAAGCTGATTTCACATAACGGCCGGCTTCATCAAATGAAGCTTTAAACAAAGTACCCCCCTCCGTGTCATCGGCAGGCATATTAAGCCTGGCCTTAACGCGCATTTTATAAACATAGATGGTATTGGCCGAATATTCTAAAATACCGGCGATGGTTTCGCAATCGGTAATGCCCAGTTTCATGAGGGCAAAAATGCGCAGTTCGGTATTTAACTGCCCGATGCGTTTGGGCCATATCTGGTCTTCCTTTTTCAGCATCGCGTTAAATTCCATAACAAAATTGGGGAAGGCTTTTAAAAAGTACTTGTCAAAGTCGCGGCAAAGCGATTTGCGTTCGTATTTAACGTCTATGTCGTCAAAACAGGGAAGTATATCGCGGTAGTTTTTTACAGCTAAGTGGCGTTTTATGCTCCTGTGTAGTTTTTCAAATTTGGTAATATAGTTTGATACCAGGCAAACAAAGTGCCCTATA
The genomic region above belongs to Mucilaginibacter sp. KACC 22773 and contains:
- a CDS encoding acetate/propionate family kinase, whose translation is MAVSLNTFLLTINCGSSSLKFSLYHTGSLQQELLGSVNAIGSASSKLVINKQEQALPDHPAGFKNLDTAVKAVIRWVKKSPYNNRLLAIGHRLVQGGPNHRAPQLITDDLLKTLHQYIYLAPNHLPDEIKAIKAFQQAFAQLPQVACFDTAFHADMPDEAKYYPLPDKYREQGLLHYGFHGLSYQYIMQKLAADGINVNKQNIIIAHLGNGASMAAVKNGISVETTMGLSPIGGLVMGTRSGDLDPGVVLFLLKQGRLTTTQLDTLLSKQSGLKAIAGKNDVQELLGLAAHDAKARAAITTFCYQARKFIGSLAAAMGGLDLLVFTGGIGEHSAAIRERICRDLDFLGIRIDEKLNNHHNENISSPTGKVKVMVLKTNEEAMIAQHTQTIILKQNSPWKPKF
- a CDS encoding universal stress protein, producing the protein MKTLLIPTDFSDSARHAAEYGYYLAKQMRANVLLCNAVIVPAEMPQAGFTGWPIEENELLIDDSTVELQRLKAHLELTDQTDTFRPEVGYVNEAGRVTDVVNANCATADVGLVVIGRHGNSGWGGFLLANHCSALIDAAKKPLLVVPPEAGVRMVKKIAFATDFNKIGKDMKSIYKLITLARQLNAEILLTHVYTDKHHSAALQLLIDQLLTELSNKADYPHIYYRALEDTNAEKGLTWLCEHGQVDILAMNHGPYSFIDDILSLSHTKKMAAHLSVPLLVFRA
- a CDS encoding alpha-amylase family protein gives rise to the protein MYNHQLHQQVNSILNQYKLDIAGTDNAFYIRLMTSADTIQDLYKEIYGSHPAAAPVFEQLFLNIIKAYSKRPAAFKNKDEAKAAEGNWFLSNQITGMSLYVDRFCGTLGNLGNKLAYFEKLGVNFLHLMPLFESPPAASDGGYAVSDFRKIDERFGSLADLKRLRRKMDTKQMYLMTDIVLNHTSNQHEWALKAKNGDPKYQDYFYMYDDRAIPDQYDQSMPEIFPESSPGNFTYVPECNKWVMTVFHHYQWDLNYANPAVFLEMLDIVLFYANLGVDILRIDAPAFIWKQLGTNCQNLPQAHALLRLIKQCVLVASPGMALLGEAIVAPAEIMKYFGSGRFAAKECDFAYNATQMALQWDMLATGDTRVMLAAQNQLQQKPYGASWITYTRCHDDIGLGYDDEMIRRAGYDPYRHRRFLQDYYTGNFVSSPSAGALFSANPQTGDARISGSLASLCGLEKAIQRNDTGAINTAIQKILLMQAHSFFLGGIPMIFYGDEAGYTNDYSYLTDETKSYDNRWMHRPVIDWHKNELINTPGTVENIIFSGTQKLISIRKKLPAVADHNNLAWFKPYNIHVAGYARTYENKTFYGVFNFSNEVCYLAWAAFGLNEGTTTQLTDHWTGIEYDIAGSGGYLIIEPFGFHLMEVL
- a CDS encoding MFS transporter, with translation MSVLKPRLSFWQIINMNVGFFGIQYSFGLQQTAINPLYTFLHARPEDLPLLNLAGPMTGLLIQPLIGALSDRTWHPRWGRRKPFFLVGAIFCSLCLFAFPFSRALWMAVGLLWILDAANNTAMEPYRAFIADKLPEKQRAFGFLTQSFFTGLGITLANLSLGFFKNIISGSTKTSDGQSGIPYWVFGSFFVGAICSIVSVIWSVTTTPEIPPTEAELAELRSRKRGLFEPVKEIFAAIKDMPGTMWKLALVYLFQWYAMFCYWQFVSLSIAKSVFHTTPDGNKELYEQAVVWAGKVNGFYNIVTFCSAFGLVWLAHKFSAKYVHIGCLLMAGAALLIFPHLTDRNLLFAPMVGFGIAWASMMGVPYIMVIGSIPKERYGVYMGIINMMIVIPMILQTISFGFIYKNFLGDNPLNAITFAGVLLLIAAAATIRIKKDTITDDVIVPAGAVH
- a CDS encoding DUF6377 domain-containing protein, with protein sequence MSIHHTAAVFVFFCYTYLLEIGGTSFLKDIPALMFHVPQINTGIAITLAISVLVSAACILRAYALSKQIKFQQDIIAEQQSRLLSLNEIIEQNGQSKADHIGHFVCLVSNYITKFEKLHRSIKRHLAVKNYRDILPCFDDIDVKYERKSLCRDFDKYFLKAFPNFVMEFNAMLKKEDQIWPKRIGQLNTELRIFALMKLGITDCETIAGILEYSANTIYVYKMRVKARLNMPADDTEGGTLFKASFDEAGRYVKSA